The sequence tcgcaagttcctctttggtgccattataaagtacaacctacaaatgtacattgacaacattaataaacttttatctacctttaacaacattgtcaactatgtatacatacatgtataaatatccgcaatcctcaatttcatacgctctcttcctaaggatattgtgcatgccataacatttactgaacatttaatgtatagcagtgtgcatgccatctaaatctttctatcttcttcttctttaattttttatttttttcttttttgaggataaagtgtttgcgtgtttgcttctagctaaccatgtacctaaaattttatgcatcgatcttctctctctctttctctctctctctctctctctatatatatatatatatacctttagaaagtactaactctggaattctcaacttcaattctaattaatcataaagtatttttctattttctcctGGTCAAGGGCCACCACCAGGAAATCCAAATCCGGGTTGGGGCGTACCAACAGGGAACCAAAGGAAATGGGGAAGCGAACGGaatcataatgcagataaaTACTCAAATCAGAGGGATAGAGGATCTCACGGTGGGGATTCTGGTTATGGTGGGGGTAATAAACCTTGGAACAGGCAGTCATCGTTTGGTAATGGAGGGGGAGGGGGAGGGGGAGGTTCTTCAAGGCCTCCGTTTAAGGGACAGAGAGTTTGCAAGTATCATGAGAGTGGTCATTGCAAGAAGGGTGCTTCTTGTGATTATATGCACACTTGAGaggttttagttttaacataTCCATAGCAATAGCATCAGCCAGCAGAGGAAGAGCACTTTGATATTGTACAGTTTATTCCCCATTGGAGAGTTTTGACATGTAtaagcattttttcttttctatttatttgtagaaCAAAGTGCAGTCTTCTAGTAGTTGGAATTTgtgttggaatttgtggaaaGGATGGGTATGTTGATGTTGCTGCTTGTAAGGGTCCTTTTGGTCTTAGTCAACAACCGTTAAAACATATTACCTTTATCTAGACAGGAtgcttttatgctttttggatCAAATAAACGGCATCCTAGTTTTCATACATATTTGTGacacaaaattcataatatatttcattattttgtatatgaatacaaggaaaaaaatctaatagggaattcttgacggtattacattcctttatgaattactattaatttctctctctctctctctctctctctctctctctctctttctctcattctttcccaaaaaatacccaaaaaaaataatcataaagtatttctctcattttttctctaattaatttctctctctctctctctttctctctttctcttatcttcaattctatatatatatctatacccaaaaaaaacattttttataaaaatttaaaaataaaaataaaaaataaaaaatgacgtgtcgttcatcccagacgacatgtcgttcaatccatcttaaacccttgtccgggtcgacccaaacccgcctaaaccagcaccgacccgattcttgacccggttatttcttccacctccggccaccgatcaaggccaaaccggtcccatttttttcctctcttcatttcctactaatgcccaatatcaatctatcctaattcttcaaaaaataaacccgCCTAAACCAGTACTGACCCGATTCTTCACCgggttatttcttccacctccggccaccgatcaaggccaaaccggtcccatttttttcctctcttcatttcctactaatgcccaatatcaatctatcctaaatcttcaaaaaatataaacacaaaaattataaataaaaacccactccacggcaacgaaagaaataaacataaagccaaatccacacaaaaacaacccacaccggtcccacggcaacaaataaagaaaaagattcaaccaattaccttattccctgtgctgagatgagatcctAATGTTTGGCTTTTCCACGATAGCTTCGGTTtggttgtttgtatttgtgtgttcgtgtataaagtcgtttgtttgcttttttttgtatttttgtatttgtatgaaagtgtaaagacgtttagaaaaggaatagttgatttttgtttggttttaaaaataagaggatatgtaagtaattgttttttgtttgaaggttataagggatattaaggggtagatcaaaaaagaaatgaattgagggggcaaaattcatgaagctcggtcctataggggtattgggccaaattccccttttgcTGGTATAGCTTATATAGTTAAAGATCCAAGTGAGATTCTGAACCCAAATTTTGTCTAGCCTAAACACAATCCACTTAATTGAACTAGATGGTTCATTATAACTCCTCTTTGTGTCACGTTGTGAGTATTAGTACTACTTAAACTAGCTAGGACTCTTAACCCGCCTATCCTATATAAAGCCTAAATTTTAATTCGATTTTTCCAATGTGAGACTACTCAAGCTTTATatatcactaaaaaaaaaaaaaaaaaaaaaaaaaaaaaagaacgtcAACAAtgtacaaattataaaatataactttaatccagtttatttattgtttaactACTTAATTTTTATTCAACTACCAAAGAATTTATTAACacattaaatataaaacaactactaagttataataaattatttaataaaccaattataaatccttatatgtcatggaaaacaaaaaaaaaagtttttaaaacaacgCTTAGCAATGTAAATAGGGTGGGTTCGAGTTGGTTTTTTAAATCCCATCCTTGTTCTTGCGGCTTTTCCCTCACcctattgattttttaaatctcATCTCCATCCCCGCAGTTTTTCTCACCCCATTCACGTAGTTCTTTGAAGATAGGGTGGGGATGGCGATTTACCAATTGAAGCGAGGCAATCCCGTTCTCCACACCACCatcctgcttttttttttttttgtaattggtAAGAATTTTCCTAATCCATTTATgatataatttttgtgtttgtttttcgagaaatttatatataaatattttcatataaaaataattttatttgtgaataaaatgtaaataaagtgtctcaaatgcaataaaagtaCAATAAAACATATTATGGtcaaaatacataattataataaaaaaaatatttaaaaaatacaatacaataaatctaaaattttaaatacataaatataaaatttgtaacgGTATACACATGATAAAATCATACATTTATATTCATTCATTTAATAATTaggtaaattaaaaatataaaaaagttaaataaataattatataaatcggACTAAGTTTGTGATGGGATTTTTAATACCCAGCCCCGTCTCGATCCCGATTCGGAGCATAAAATTTTGCCTCAAATCTACCCTGCAATCCCGACTTACCAAGGAAAACTAACCCTTTAGTGATAGTGCGCTACAGTTTTGAAATTGTATGGGGCAAATTGCTATTTTTATGAAAGTCACAACAATATACAAACTACAAAACATgccccaaaaataataataataattttaacccCTTTATTTATTGTATAACTACTTGGTTTCCATTTTCAACTACTGACTATAGAATTTATTAGCATATTAAAGACCAAACAAatactaaattataataaattattaaataaaccaATTTCCATatctatttttaaagtttttttaacaatttcaaaTCTGTTAAACtattaaagagaaaaatccaTAATCTAGCATTAGTTTTGTCCAAAAACAAGGCATCAAATAATGTCacagaaaatattttatattatagaaATCTGCCAATTTTTAAACTCATAATTAAACATAACTGTTTTCtcgacaaaaaaacaaacatgactctatcaatttaaaaaataaaccaccAAACAATGTcaggaaaatttttttaaaactaataataaaaaactaaaacctcTGAAACCCATAATCTAactttttgtttgcaatttctACAATAAACTTTATGTctacaaaaaatgtttaaactacaaataaaatatttactgccaaattaaaaaataaataaataaataaacacaataTACAAATCGAAAAAgatacaaaaagaagaaaaataaaaaaagtgatgGTCTGATTAGGAGGgtcataaattgaaaatatatatatatatatattaaccagaagtcataattttttttatcaatacttGAATACCAAAAAAAAGTGTTTACATTGGTTCCTTATGTGAGTCAACCATACACTAATCGataaaagaaaatgtatttattctttttgttttttttttggtgaatagaaaatgtatttattcttgcattttcaaaaataaaccgTTTTGAAATATCACGGAAAAAGTGTTAAATTTATTAACCAATAATTTTGCCAAGtcacaaaaacaatttaattgtaaaaaaataaaataaaaaaataaaaacttccgtaactattttatttatatatttttttattgaatatttgtTTCATTCATTGCTCTTAGCTTTTGAAAAACTATAATCTAACATGTTTATTAAACTACTAATTCTATTATaacactaataataaaataataatatgtcaagttttgaaaacaatttctAAATCATTACGAAACTGGTTATAATTATATCACGTAGGTAAAGATTTTTAAACTAAGAATAAAATGATTATTTGCGAAATTCAAATAAACAATATAGGAATTGAAAAAAATCTAcaggaaaagataaaaaaaaataaaaaaaaatgtgatggTCCGATTAACAAGatcataaattgaaaaaatattaaacggACCTCAGCtgatactttttatttatttatttttatttccctcTTTATCGATATTGAggtaagaagaaaaataatgtgATAGTTTTTAGTGGGCGGGTTCAGAGTGGGTGTTTTTATTGGGCTGGGTGCGTATTGAGTCCAGAATACGTGGTGCCTTGCCTTCGTTCGGCTTATTCGGAGAGCAAATCAGAGACATTTCTATTGGATCAAAAATGGCTGCCCCAGGTGGAAGCAGTAGCAGCAGAGGAAATTCAGCGAAAGCCATGGTCGCCGATCAGATCTCTCAGGCCGTACAGTCCACCTCTAACCTCCTCCACCTCATGCAACAATCTTCTCACTCCCAggcactctctctctctctctctctctctctctctctctctctctcttttacttTCTCTTTGAATGTTTTGCTTTGATTTTATATCATAAGCAAAGACAATATAGAAGCTTCAAATGGACAATGGTCATATGGGTTTTCTCTGTTTTCACCTGGGTTTTTAATTGGATCGTTGCTTCAGTCTAAATATCTAGCGcagaataagatttttttttattattattatgccaAATGTTGAAGATTATTGGAGAGAAAATGTTTGATTCGGGAAGAATTGGAGTatcgaaaaaaaaattgatgtattATGTTATCTCGAAAAGTTAGTGACTACCTGGAAGATACCACATCGAGAGGCAGAGAAGATGTTACTTTTGAAGGATGTGAAAACATGGAAAATTATTGGATAACTCTCTTGTTTGATGGGAATCGTCTTTGGAATGGATGCAATATGAGTATTGGTCAATAGTAGAGTAGTATACTTTCTTAGACAATAAATTTATGGATTCTGTGGGTGATTAGGATATATTGGATCACATTAAGAAGCTAGCAGCTACTGCCTTagtttttggccttttttttcatcttttcttttgataaattttactCCATTGAATTTCTCAAGGAATGGAGTGGCTGGTTTAAGGAGAAGAAATTTTAATGAAATCTTATTTTTATAAGCTTCGGATGCTGTTTAGAAATGGTTTGCTTCTTCTTCGTAGAGCTGCTAGATGGCAGAAGAACTTCTTAGAAATGTGTTATTGTTATCTACTTTGCTATAATGCTTAAAAGGTTCAGGCACATATGTTGCTAAGTGAATTCTTCATTCTCATTGTCATCTTTCTTCTAACCAGTGTATCTGAGATAAATAAATGTACTCTAAGAAGGGATTCATAATGTTATATTATGATAATGCTATTTGAAATAAAATCTTTTGCATATTGTTCATGATCAATagtttatatctattttattttgtgcaGGCCCAACTGGCGAAGCTTCCGAAGGACCTTCTtgctaaaacatccacaattaAGAATACTGGGCAAGTATGTATAAGAAGTTCATTGAGAATACAGGACAAGTATGTGAAATTCTGGTTAGATTTAAATTCTGCTCCTGATTTTCTTCTCTGTTTATACAGTTGTTAGAGCAGATGCCTCGGCTTATTTCGTCGCTTGATGCACACATGGAAAGTGGATTGCAAAGGTTGTATTCAAGTGGGCTTCATTTACTACGTTATCTTTGATGTGGCTGGCAGCTTTATTTATACATTGATGCTTTGCCTAAGCCTACTCTTCTATAATGAGAAATATGCTAAATTAAGATTCATAATCTCATGAAATGGTTGTACCATTATCATCTCATATATGGGCTATTCTTTGGTAAATTTGTCAAaagtattttggtttttttttatagttagcCTAGCGTTCTTCTTTACTAATTCCTTTTGTCACTTGATTTACAATTTTGCAGTGTTCCTCATTTACAAACTGTTATCCAATTGCTTACAAATATGGAAAGCTGCCAGCTCAGTTCTCTCTCTAAAGCTCCCTGCTTTCAAGAGGTTAAAATCTCTCCCTCTGCCCCCCCGGTGACTTGCATTCCTTACTTCTTTTGATGCATGATAAATTCTCCATGAAGCAAAAAATTTGTCACGGTGGTCAGTTCCTACAAAAGGCTGGTTAATAATAGCCATCTTGATGATTGTTCTTAATACATTTCCTCATTTTGATGCATATGTTTCCCCTAACAGGAACATGAGCAGGAGAACCAACCTTCTAAAGTGGGCTAATTTTCCATACTTAGCCGCTGTTTTGCTGAGTATCTGAATTTGATGGTTGTGACTCTGATCATACTTgcaagaaatattttaatttcacgGTCAGAAGTTTGGCTTGTCATAAGGTCAGATTAAGTTTTATGCCATCTCAATGTACATGATCATAACCAGAAACTATATCCTATCTTACCTTATTGTTCGTTGTTATACATCAACTGACAAACCATGCCCAATCTTTATCTAACCTATTGAAACGCAGTTATGTACACTATGGTAAAGAAATCTGTTCTCTAACGGAAATAATTTGCATAAAGAGAAACAAACTAAGCTGCCTTGTCATGTTTCActaatttgttcctttttttctttttctttttttgtttttttgagtgCAAACTGTGGGAAAtactttgaaaagaaaaatgaaataagaaaAGCGAAAACTTTATA comes from Ziziphus jujuba cultivar Dongzao chromosome 6, ASM3175591v1 and encodes:
- the LOC107430469 gene encoding tobamovirus multiplication protein 2B is translated as MAAPGGSSSSRGNSAKAMVADQISQAVQSTSNLLHLMQQSSHSQAQLAKLPKDLLAKTSTIKNTGQLLEQMPRLISSLDAHMESGLQSVPHLQTVIQLLTNMESCQLSSLSKAPCFQEEHEQENQPSKVG